One genomic region from Balaenoptera acutorostrata chromosome 1, mBalAcu1.1, whole genome shotgun sequence encodes:
- the TNNT2 gene encoding troponin T, cardiac muscle isoform X2: MSDVEEAVDKSEEEQEDEEARREDGPEQEEEVEEDAGGGTDAEETNTEEGGEEEDKEAEDGPVEEYKPKPRLFMPNLVPPKIPDGERVDFDDIHRKRMEKDLNELQTLIEAHFENRKKEEEELVSLKDRIEKRRAERAEQQRIRTEREKERQTRLAEERARREEEENRRKAEDEARKKKALSNMMHFGGYIQKTERKSGKRQTEREKKKKILAERRKVLAIDHLNEDQLREKAKELWQSIYDLEAEKFDLQEKFKQQKYEINVLRNRINDNQKVSKTRGKAKVTGRWK, from the exons ATGTCGGACGTGGAGGAGGCGGTGGACAAGTCCGAGGA GGAGCAGGAAG ATGAGGAAGCCCGGAGAGAGGACGG TCCAGAACaggaggaggaagtggaagaAGACGCTGGAGGCGGGACTGACGCTGAGGAGACCAACACTGAAG AAGGTGGAGAAGAGGAAGATAAAGAGGCTGAAG ATGGCCCAGTGGAGGAGTACAAGCCCAAGCCCAG GCTGTTCATGCCCAACCTGGTGCCACCCAAGATCCCCGACGGAGAGAGAGTGGACTTCGAC gACATCCACCGGAAGCGCATGGAGAAGGACCTGAACGAGCTGCAGACGCTGATTGAGGCGCATTTCGAGAAccgcaagaaggaggaggaggagctggtcTCCCTCAAAGACAGGATC GAGAAACGGCGGGCGGAACGGGCAGAGCAGCAGCGGATCCGGACGGAGCGGGAGAAGGAGCGGCAGACCCGCCTGGCC GAGGAGCGGGCCCgccgggaggaggaggagaaccgGAGAAAGGCGGAAGACGAGGCCCGGAAGAAGAAGGCTCTGTCTAACATGATGCATTTTGGAGGCTACATCCAGAAG ACGGAGCGTAAAAGTGGGAAGAGGCAGACGGAgcgggagaagaagaagaagattcTGGCCGAGAGGAGGAAGGTGCTGGCCATCGATCACCTGAACGAAGACCAGCTGAG GGAGAAGGCCAAGGAGCTGTGGCAGAGCATCTACGACCTGGAAGCGGAGAAGTTCGACCTGCAGGAGAAGTTCAAGCAGCAGAAATACGAG ATCAACGTTCTCCGCAACAGGATCAATGACAACCAGAAAGT CTCCAAGACCCGTGGGAAGGCCAAAGTCACCGGGCGCTGGAAGTAG
- the TNNT2 gene encoding troponin T, cardiac muscle isoform X1, producing the protein MPNLVPPKIPDGERVDFDDIHRKRMEKDLNELQTLIEAHFENRKKEEEELVSLKDRIEKRRAERAEQQRIRTEREKERQTRLAEERARREEEENRRKAEDEARKKKALSNMMHFGGYIQKTERKSGKRQTEREKKKKILAERRKVLAIDHLNEDQLREKAKELWQSIYDLEAEKFDLQEKFKQQKYEINVLRNRINDNQKVSKTRGKAKVTGRWK; encoded by the exons ATGCCCAACCTGGTGCCACCCAAGATCCCCGACGGAGAGAGAGTGGACTTCGAC gACATCCACCGGAAGCGCATGGAGAAGGACCTGAACGAGCTGCAGACGCTGATTGAGGCGCATTTCGAGAAccgcaagaaggaggaggaggagctggtcTCCCTCAAAGACAGGATC GAGAAACGGCGGGCGGAACGGGCAGAGCAGCAGCGGATCCGGACGGAGCGGGAGAAGGAGCGGCAGACCCGCCTGGCC GAGGAGCGGGCCCgccgggaggaggaggagaaccgGAGAAAGGCGGAAGACGAGGCCCGGAAGAAGAAGGCTCTGTCTAACATGATGCATTTTGGAGGCTACATCCAGAAG ACGGAGCGTAAAAGTGGGAAGAGGCAGACGGAgcgggagaagaagaagaagattcTGGCCGAGAGGAGGAAGGTGCTGGCCATCGATCACCTGAACGAAGACCAGCTGAG GGAGAAGGCCAAGGAGCTGTGGCAGAGCATCTACGACCTGGAAGCGGAGAAGTTCGACCTGCAGGAGAAGTTCAAGCAGCAGAAATACGAG ATCAACGTTCTCCGCAACAGGATCAATGACAACCAGAAAGT CTCCAAGACCCGTGGGAAGGCCAAAGTCACCGGGCGCTGGAAGTAG
- the LAD1 gene encoding ladinin-1 isoform X3, giving the protein MSVSRKNWAALSRLPSVEEMEVPPRPPLDSRGEDEDVWAILRARQERRQRQREVEVAQAPVREQVEAEEEDGVGTGQARELPLVPKKELKLLPRRRLSREQRSSWVREEESLAGREPGCSRKGGSEKPSAPEKTLAPEKSLDSKEISASEKNPSPEKVPVSQKIAVLEKRAISGKRLVLEKTSVLEKLPSPGKTSDSEKRLTCEKAAVFEKTPAPETQLAPVRAAAPGQPQAQERPASAESPSTRKGQGRAGPEQEPPSSAGLREQGSERPAVTCRLPPITLQMKIPSKEDEADTLSPTRATYSSSLKRSSPRTISFRMSPRRDHSEAALTRSTSTRLPASSFTLGQKLERYHTAVQRSESVRSPGPSRPEFLVAPVDVASKRHLFEKELVGQGREGSASSRKENLRLSGVVTSRLNLWISRTQESGDQDPQVPRPSCGLTTGPLVAE; this is encoded by the exons ACTGCCGAGCGTGGAGGAGATGGAGGTCCCCCCCCGACCACCCCTAGACTCCAGAGGCGAGGACGAGGACGTGTGGGCCATCCTCAGGGCACGGCAGGAGCGGAGGCAGAGGCAACGGGAGGTGGAGGTCGCACAGGCCCCCGTCCGGGAGCAggtggaggcagaggaggaggacgGCGTGGGCACCGGGCAGGCCAGGGAGCTGCCCCTGGTGCCCAAGAAGGAGCTGAAGCTGCTGCCTCGCCGGAGACTGAGCCGGGAGCAGCGGAGCTCCTGGGTCCGGGAGGAGGAGAGCTTGGCGGGCAGGGAGCCGGGATGCAGCAGGAAGGGGGGCTCAGAGAAGCCCTCTGCCCCAGAGAAGACATTAGCGCCCGAAAAGAGCCTGGACTCCAAGGAAATCTCCGCCTCCGAGAAGAACCCCAGCCCTGAGAAAGTGCCTGTGTCCCAGAAGATCGCAGTGTTGGAGAAAAGAGCCATCTCGGGAAAGAGGTTGGTTCTGGAAAAAACAAGTGTCTTGGAGAAGCTGCCGTCCCCAGGGAAGACGTCGGACTCAGAAAAGAGACTGACGTGTGAGAAAGCAGCAGTCTTTGAGAAGACCCCGGCCCCTGAGACGCAGCTGGCCCCAGTGAGGGCGGCGGCCCCAgggcagccccaggcccaggAGCGGCCAGCCTCTGCGGAGAGCCCATCCACCCgcaaggggcaggggagggccgGCCCCGAGCAGGAGCCCCCGTCCTCGGCGGGGCTGCGGGAGCAGGGGTCAGAGCGTCCGGCTGTGACTTGCCGCCTCCCACCCATCACTCTCCAG ATGAAAATCCCCAGCAAGGAGGACGAGGCGGACACACTCTCGCCCACCCGGGCCACCTACAGCAGCTCCCTGAAGCGCTCCAGCCCCAGGACCATCTCCTTCCGG ATGAGCCCCCGGAGAGACCACTCAGAGGCAGCCTTAACCCGCAG CACCAGCACGAGGCTCCCGGCCAGCTCCTTCACACTGGGCCAGAAGCTGGAGAGATACCACACAGCTGTACAG AGATCAGAGTCAGTCAGGTCTCCGGGCCCCTCCCGCCCTGAGTTCTTGGTGGCTCCCGTGGACGTCGCCAGTAAGCGCCACCTCTTTGAGAAGGAGCTGGTGGGTCAGGGCCGAGAAGGATCCGCCTCCAGCCGGAAG GAGAACTTGCGGCTCTCGGGGGTTGTGACATCGAGGCTCAACCTGTGGATCAGCAGGACCCAGGAGTCGGGAGATCAGGACCCGCAGGTACCCCGGCCCTCCTGCGGTCTCACCACGGGCCCCCTTGTGGCAGAGTGA
- the LAD1 gene encoding ladinin-1 isoform X2, whose amino-acid sequence MSVSRKNWAALSSLARQWTLEDEAEQERERRRRHRSLSSTADDEVARPARDGDPAAPERLPSVEEMEVPPRPPLDSRGEDEDVWAILRARQERRQRQREVEVAQAPVREQVEAEEEDGVGTGQARELPLVPKKELKLLPRRRLSREQRSSWVREEESLAGREPGCSRKGGSEKPSAPEKTLAPEKSLDSKEISASEKNPSPEKVPVSQKIAVLEKRAISGKRLVLEKTSVLEKLPSPGKTSDSEKRLTCEKAAVFEKTPAPETQLAPVRAAAPGQPQAQERPASAESPSTRKGQGRAGPEQEPPSSAGLREQGSERPAVTCRLPPITLQMKIPSKEDEADTLSPTRATYSSSLKRSSPRTISFRMSPRRDHSEAALTRSTSTRLPASSFTLGQKLERYHTAVQRSESVRSPGPSRPEFLVAPVDVASKRHLFEKELVGQGREGSASSRKENLRLSGVVTSRLNLWISRTQESGDQDPQVPRPSCGLTTGPLVAE is encoded by the exons CCTGGCCAGGCAGTGGACCCTGGAGGATGAGGCGGAGCAGGAGCGAGAACGGCGGCGGCGACACCGGAGCCTGAGCTCCACCGCGGACGACGAGGTGGCCCGGCCAGCCCGGGACGGAGACCCGGCGGCCCCAGAGag ACTGCCGAGCGTGGAGGAGATGGAGGTCCCCCCCCGACCACCCCTAGACTCCAGAGGCGAGGACGAGGACGTGTGGGCCATCCTCAGGGCACGGCAGGAGCGGAGGCAGAGGCAACGGGAGGTGGAGGTCGCACAGGCCCCCGTCCGGGAGCAggtggaggcagaggaggaggacgGCGTGGGCACCGGGCAGGCCAGGGAGCTGCCCCTGGTGCCCAAGAAGGAGCTGAAGCTGCTGCCTCGCCGGAGACTGAGCCGGGAGCAGCGGAGCTCCTGGGTCCGGGAGGAGGAGAGCTTGGCGGGCAGGGAGCCGGGATGCAGCAGGAAGGGGGGCTCAGAGAAGCCCTCTGCCCCAGAGAAGACATTAGCGCCCGAAAAGAGCCTGGACTCCAAGGAAATCTCCGCCTCCGAGAAGAACCCCAGCCCTGAGAAAGTGCCTGTGTCCCAGAAGATCGCAGTGTTGGAGAAAAGAGCCATCTCGGGAAAGAGGTTGGTTCTGGAAAAAACAAGTGTCTTGGAGAAGCTGCCGTCCCCAGGGAAGACGTCGGACTCAGAAAAGAGACTGACGTGTGAGAAAGCAGCAGTCTTTGAGAAGACCCCGGCCCCTGAGACGCAGCTGGCCCCAGTGAGGGCGGCGGCCCCAgggcagccccaggcccaggAGCGGCCAGCCTCTGCGGAGAGCCCATCCACCCgcaaggggcaggggagggccgGCCCCGAGCAGGAGCCCCCGTCCTCGGCGGGGCTGCGGGAGCAGGGGTCAGAGCGTCCGGCTGTGACTTGCCGCCTCCCACCCATCACTCTCCAG ATGAAAATCCCCAGCAAGGAGGACGAGGCGGACACACTCTCGCCCACCCGGGCCACCTACAGCAGCTCCCTGAAGCGCTCCAGCCCCAGGACCATCTCCTTCCGG ATGAGCCCCCGGAGAGACCACTCAGAGGCAGCCTTAACCCGCAG CACCAGCACGAGGCTCCCGGCCAGCTCCTTCACACTGGGCCAGAAGCTGGAGAGATACCACACAGCTGTACAG AGATCAGAGTCAGTCAGGTCTCCGGGCCCCTCCCGCCCTGAGTTCTTGGTGGCTCCCGTGGACGTCGCCAGTAAGCGCCACCTCTTTGAGAAGGAGCTGGTGGGTCAGGGCCGAGAAGGATCCGCCTCCAGCCGGAAG GAGAACTTGCGGCTCTCGGGGGTTGTGACATCGAGGCTCAACCTGTGGATCAGCAGGACCCAGGAGTCGGGAGATCAGGACCCGCAGGTACCCCGGCCCTCCTGCGGTCTCACCACGGGCCCCCTTGTGGCAGAGTGA
- the LAD1 gene encoding ladinin-1 isoform X4, translating into MEVPPRPPLDSRGEDEDVWAILRARQERRQRQREVEVAQAPVREQVEAEEEDGVGTGQARELPLVPKKELKLLPRRRLSREQRSSWVREEESLAGREPGCSRKGGSEKPSAPEKTLAPEKSLDSKEISASEKNPSPEKVPVSQKIAVLEKRAISGKRLVLEKTSVLEKLPSPGKTSDSEKRLTCEKAAVFEKTPAPETQLAPVRAAAPGQPQAQERPASAESPSTRKGQGRAGPEQEPPSSAGLREQGSERPAVTCRLPPITLQMKIPSKEDEADTLSPTRATYSSSLKRSSPRTISFRMSPRRDHSEAALTRSTSTRLPASSFTLGQKLERYHTAVQRSESVRSPGPSRPEFLVAPVDVASKRHLFEKELVGQGREGSASSRKENLRLSGVVTSRLNLWISRTQESGDQDPQVPRPSCGLTTGPLVAE; encoded by the exons ATGGAGGTCCCCCCCCGACCACCCCTAGACTCCAGAGGCGAGGACGAGGACGTGTGGGCCATCCTCAGGGCACGGCAGGAGCGGAGGCAGAGGCAACGGGAGGTGGAGGTCGCACAGGCCCCCGTCCGGGAGCAggtggaggcagaggaggaggacgGCGTGGGCACCGGGCAGGCCAGGGAGCTGCCCCTGGTGCCCAAGAAGGAGCTGAAGCTGCTGCCTCGCCGGAGACTGAGCCGGGAGCAGCGGAGCTCCTGGGTCCGGGAGGAGGAGAGCTTGGCGGGCAGGGAGCCGGGATGCAGCAGGAAGGGGGGCTCAGAGAAGCCCTCTGCCCCAGAGAAGACATTAGCGCCCGAAAAGAGCCTGGACTCCAAGGAAATCTCCGCCTCCGAGAAGAACCCCAGCCCTGAGAAAGTGCCTGTGTCCCAGAAGATCGCAGTGTTGGAGAAAAGAGCCATCTCGGGAAAGAGGTTGGTTCTGGAAAAAACAAGTGTCTTGGAGAAGCTGCCGTCCCCAGGGAAGACGTCGGACTCAGAAAAGAGACTGACGTGTGAGAAAGCAGCAGTCTTTGAGAAGACCCCGGCCCCTGAGACGCAGCTGGCCCCAGTGAGGGCGGCGGCCCCAgggcagccccaggcccaggAGCGGCCAGCCTCTGCGGAGAGCCCATCCACCCgcaaggggcaggggagggccgGCCCCGAGCAGGAGCCCCCGTCCTCGGCGGGGCTGCGGGAGCAGGGGTCAGAGCGTCCGGCTGTGACTTGCCGCCTCCCACCCATCACTCTCCAG ATGAAAATCCCCAGCAAGGAGGACGAGGCGGACACACTCTCGCCCACCCGGGCCACCTACAGCAGCTCCCTGAAGCGCTCCAGCCCCAGGACCATCTCCTTCCGG ATGAGCCCCCGGAGAGACCACTCAGAGGCAGCCTTAACCCGCAG CACCAGCACGAGGCTCCCGGCCAGCTCCTTCACACTGGGCCAGAAGCTGGAGAGATACCACACAGCTGTACAG AGATCAGAGTCAGTCAGGTCTCCGGGCCCCTCCCGCCCTGAGTTCTTGGTGGCTCCCGTGGACGTCGCCAGTAAGCGCCACCTCTTTGAGAAGGAGCTGGTGGGTCAGGGCCGAGAAGGATCCGCCTCCAGCCGGAAG GAGAACTTGCGGCTCTCGGGGGTTGTGACATCGAGGCTCAACCTGTGGATCAGCAGGACCCAGGAGTCGGGAGATCAGGACCCGCAGGTACCCCGGCCCTCCTGCGGTCTCACCACGGGCCCCCTTGTGGCAGAGTGA